Proteins encoded within one genomic window of Thunnus maccoyii chromosome 22, fThuMac1.1, whole genome shotgun sequence:
- the LOC121889850 gene encoding apoptosis-associated speck-like protein containing a CARD, which translates to MLIVASGQHFVDRHRTALINRVKDTEAILDELKDRGLISNENYDTVRALTTTQNQMREIFRFLNSAGRRGKDAFYEIMRGMKHLRPLISELEGSG; encoded by the exons ATGCTCATTGTAGCATCAG GTCAGCATTTCGTGGATCGCCATCGGACAGCTCTGATTAACAGGGTGAAAGATACAGAAGCCATCCTGGACGAGCTCAAGGACAGGGGGTTGATCTCAAATGAGAACTATGACACTGTGAGAGCTTTGACAACCACACAAAATCAGATGAGGGAAATTTTCAGGTTTCTGAACTCAGCTGGCAGAAGAGGCAAAGACGCTTTCTATGAAATCATGAGAGGGATGAAACATCTGAGGCCTCTCATTTCTGAACTTGAAGGATCTGGGTAA
- the LOC121889849 gene encoding 39S ribosomal protein L48, mitochondrial-like gives MGLMGYHMTVVEHYSQYINNLCNRLSLKVADGYALPTKTTEVMLMREQGTKMYVDAVLKTHKRVVQVSSLNAALCPVFMEVLLKHQPEGVQFSVKEHTEADFQARFKARPELEGLMAQISQ, from the exons ATGGGACTTATGGGTTATCACATGACAGTGGTGGAGCATTACTCCCAGTATATCAACAACCTCTGCAACCGACTCAGTCTCAAAGTGGCCGACGG CTATGCTTTGCCAACTAAAACCACAGAGGTCATGCTAATGCGAGAGCAAGGAACCAAGATGTACGTTGACGCCGTCCTAAAGACTCATAAACGTGTTGTTCAGG TGAGCAGTCTGAACGCTGCATTGTGTCCCGTCTTCATGGAAGTTCTTTTAAAGCATCAACCTGAGGGAGTTCAATTTTCTGTGAAGGAG caCACCGAGGCTGATTTCCAAGCACGTTTCAAGGCACGTCCAGAGCTGGAGGGGCTTATGGCTCAGATAAGCCAGTAG